Part of the Scomber japonicus isolate fScoJap1 chromosome 6, fScoJap1.pri, whole genome shotgun sequence genome, atatttcagagggaaatattgtactttctacttcacgacatttatttgacagctttagttacttttcagatgaagatttgacacaatggataatataacaaactttttaaatacaatacattgttaaagatgaaactagTGTTTTATaagcttttttccttttgacatcttacaaaaagcagtgtgtagtcaggtcacatttcagataaatgttcaaatgatccaaaaatcaaagtttagaaagaaaaaaaagtccaaaaactgaaaacatttgtttaccagaacttttttcccccttccctctcccattaatcatctcaagACCCCTCAGATTTgtctggtgaccctttggaggggcctgacccctaggttgggaaccactgaactaaactagctaactgtatatgatATAAAGTTTAAACTAGCTCCacttccagcagctacaacaggaacatgctgctctaacacattgatgcttcagtattaataatataatgatgtaatttattatttatcagtcagagggatgaAATAAGTACTTTCACTTTTATACTTATATTTCTGTGTTAGTATTTATCAAATACCACTAATAAAATGGCTTAAATGGCAACTTTACTCTTTTCAAGTATTTTAGCTCCATCTAGTGGGAAAATAAAGAGTAACATGTTTCACACTCAACATTAGAAAAACTTTGCTTTACTTTAGAGCAGCTGTTCCCAAGGAGACCAATATAATTGACAGGTCACTGTGACTGAAATCACTGTGCCCAGGCCAAGAAATTGTCCATCACATAATCTTCTGCAAATCCACAATTAGCcctttttattctttgtttttttttgtacagataAACCATTTCAGGTACGTGTTCATTTGTGAGCTTTGAGGTGCTGGTAGATGGATCTTttaactttggacagagccaggctaacATTTCCCTGTTTCCAGGCTTAATGCTAATCTAAGCAGTTGCTATTtgtagttttatatatatatacaaaaagaagaaatgagctaaatatatttttagtgGACTATTAAAAAGGTTATTGGAGAACAGATGAATAGAAACAAGGTTTTAAGAAAATGtgaatcttttatttttcagataTCCTTTACAAGCTCCTTATATCACAGCTGGTTGGGGAGTATTTACACCGATGGAGGCATTACCTTTATTCTTGAAATAGATCTAACATGCAAGAGGCAATAAAGcagaactgaaataaataagCATTAGTCCAACGTGACCTCTTGATTTGTGTCACTTCAACCTTGTGTGTCACTCCCGGATGGAAATGCAAGCCGAAACTGCAGGAAATTCTCCCGGGTGTTCAAATGTTTCAGACAGAAACTTGGTGACTCAGACTCCCACCACCATCTGGAGATGCTTGACAGTTCAACTTACTTAAGCTTCCCGTCTGAAACTTCTCGGCCTCTGTGCCGCTTAAACATTTCTGGTCATCACTTCTTCTCAGAGAGATGAGGCTCTAAGAATTTTTGGATGTGCAAGTCCTCCACCAGCTTGTCCACACAGGCCTTGAACAAAGGCTCGGGCTCCTGTGAGAACAAAACGTAGTCAGAATACACGGAGCAAACAGATCCAATACTGTACATGGTGTTATGATCACTAGGAGATTTTTCAGAATATTACAATCAATAGTTAGGAGAGAGACATGTAAGAAATCCAAAGGGTCtatgagaaagaaaatggaaatgatAAGATAACAagcttatttaaaaaataaacttatcATTAAGATTGACATACGATATGTTCACCCGCTAAAAACGAAGAAGCATTAGCACCACTGCTTTGATTTTAGCTGTTGTGAGGGAAAAGGTATTGAATGAGATGAACTTAGGGCAGCTACCTTGTGCTCCAGTTGCCTCTGTTTCTCCACAGCTTCTTCCAGACTCAGTCCCAGCcactctgcctcttcctctggGACCTCAAACTGCTGCTCAACGAGAAGATagcaagaaagagaaacacatcATTTCATTGTTCTTTGATTTTcaaaaggatgggttcacaacTTTTCAATCATGCCTTAAAACAACAgatcaggtgcccaaatgaacatagAGGCCGAAATCCACAAGCCTTCTGGCTAAAATTaacttaaattaatttaaagtcatCCAAACAAGTCCTTTTTGGagctttttacacacaaaaaaaactgtaaatgtggcaaatatccacttgatataACTACCTAGTCTGCTGAAGCCGCATatgagcttcagataaacttttaactgtatttttttttttacacagaatgACAATGGACAAACTGCAGATTTTGGtgtccatcacttccattgaaagcccATTTGAAAGGGCTTTTTAATTGTCAGCATGAACAGAAgcaatgattacagcgaggaaaacctctGTAAGTGTTCATATTGGCACcagattgttgttttaagacaggctTAAACCTGTCCTTTAATCACAGCACCTGGCGAAAACCAAGAGGATTTATGATAAACGATATATAGTCTTACAGGgaattttctgtttatttcagcATGATGCATTTCCCCATAAATGTGGCcattgtggttttgtgtgtcaTGCTAACTTTGCTCTCTCCAGCTCTGTTACAGAGGTTAAGGGGATTCACAAATACACGTATACAGCATGTAACGTGGGTCGAGCTGCTGAGTCTCCTACAGCTGTCCAAATAAAGACGTTTTTTACATTAATCATTTCAATGGTTTGTTTCTGAGTCTGAACAAAAGTAAACAGAAACTACTAACTGCATAAAGACTTATATCAAGGGGAACTTGCCGACTAACCTAAACACTTATCTGCAGTTAGTTTACATGTGTGTGGCTGATTTTCACTGCAGTTAGACTATGAGGAAGAAAACTAAGTGGAATGAGGGATTATCCTGTGTGACGATGATCATGAGTCATTTCAATTTGATGGCCACTCGTATTTATTCTAGCTGGAGTACACAGAGAGGAGATAAAACAAattgataaagaaaaacaaagaatggAGGCAGAGAGGCAACAGGACTGACAGGAAAGGCAGTCACTGCTCTCACAGGACTTGTTGTTTCCATACTCAGATCAATCTACAAGTGTCCACGGATGTCAGCTGAGTAACTACTACAAGTGGCATTTATCAACACCTTCCTCACCTGAAGACGGTTTCACCTCCACAAAATCAACAGGAGGAATAGAGCAAAGCCGGCTGGGCCAAACATTCAGTTATGCACATGAAGGCAGAAATTACAGTGTGTGGGTCTCTATCATCCCAACTGCACAGTGTGTATCATGTCATTTCATCTATGCTATTTGGAAACTTGCAGACACAATCCATTTTATTTATCACCAAGTTGCCACAGATACTATGGAGTAAACCATAATGGCTGCTACAGGTGGTTAGtgtctgtgtttactttcattcagactcagaaacattcaaagaaattcatttaaaaatcatgtttatttggaAAGCTCTAGGAGGCTCAGCAGCTTTGCCCTGGTACTCGCTTTTTTGTGTGCATTTCCCTAAATCTCTAAAACGGAGCTTGAGAGAGCAAACTTAGCAGGAAACATAAACCTCAAGGCCACATACATAGGTAATACATCAGCTTGAAATAAACCTGAAATCCTACCACATTTAGGATCACTTAGTGAGCTAAAACACATGACCCACCTTGTATTTGTGGTAGACCTTCTCTCTCTTGACTGAGTCATCTGGGTAAAGCTCAGTGTCTTTACGTGCCAGACGAAGTAACATGGCCCTCTTCAGGTCCATCCCAAGCTTCGAGTTCAGGTCTTCTTTCGATGTCTAAAACAAGTCGGACAGTTAGAGAGCTCGTTAGaaattttgttttgttcccaaattgtgtcttttaaaaaaaactaggGCAGCTTTCTCTTACTTTGAGGATGTAAAAGTCAAATCCGTAGGAGGTGTCGATGAGGTCCAGAGTGCGAGCTGTGACCGTGATGGTGAACTTGTTATCGAGGATCTCGCTGTACAGCTCTCTCTTGAACAGCTGTGGTTTCCAGGTCTTCCTCAGACGAGTGGACAACTAAGCAAAGAGACAATTGAGAGctgaattaaaaacaacagataGATAAACTGTGGCATTATGTCTGGAGTACAAGATATCATCAATTTTATAAAGGTGCAATAAAACGAGTGCCTGTGGTTCAAACGTACAATGAATGAATACAGTAAACAGctgtaaatattttacagaAAGCAAATCATCTTCTTGGACACTCACTTTGTCTTCTTTGGCATATCTGAAGCCTGATATCCACCCCTCTCCTCCCCACAGGCCGGCCTGGGACTGCGGAGGGTAGTAGATGGGGATTGGGACATCCTGCACCCGTTCCTTCTGCCCTGTCTTTGGGCTAAGTCTGTACTGAACTCCTAGAGGCTTCCAGTGGACGGGCGTGGGCTCTTTCTTCTCAAGAGACTTGAGGTAATGTTTAGGGAGACGAGCATAGATGCCCTGTGTCATTTTCACAGCTTCCCAGACTTTAGGGGGGTATTTGTGCAAAGGCATGATGGACTGTCTTTTAaaaccaaatctggaagatggacAGAATAAAGACGGGATcagaaataaacataaatacttAAAGTAAAAATCAGGTGAAAGAAATCAGGTGCAGatagaaaaactgtgaacttatcctttaataaCAAGTTGTTTtactcatttacacacaaagtttagtcaggatataattactattttaaaaccatttcaaatatttgaatggAATTTGAACATATCCACACCTTGTCTGGTTAGACTGTTTTATAATGTATACAGTAGAAATTATCACCAAAGTAGTGATGATTATACTTGCAAAGAATGTAAGCTGGAACCATCCATGTGATTTTTAGGCAAATAGATGAAATGCATCCATATTTCtgatacaaaaacattttttaaataacaggagggttaaaccaaaacatatatatttgatttgttaATTGATAATCAAATGAAAGTTAGTAGCTGCAGATACATATGTTATAGACTTGATGAGGAAAACTGAAGCAGGTTCATTTAAATAATATGGTATATTAAACTAAAACGTATTAGGAGATTAAGAAGATTTATCtcctttaataaaaataaataaaggaaatacATTTACTGAATTACAACCATAACATTACTCATTAGCAGGCTAACAACCCAACTAGACATCGGTGTTATTTGATGAAAACAGGACTTCTACGCACATGATATATCGTTATAAGTACCATGAAATGTTTGTCTTACCGGGTAACAACTAAACAGAGACCTCCAACAAACACAGAGTGAGTTTTAAATCCACATTAACCCAAAAACAGGCAGACAAGGACACCATGCATCCTCCGGTCCGGTTTCCGCATTGATCGGCCCGCCTCCACCGAGCAGACACATGATTGGCTCTCACAGACTGTCAATCAATATTGTTTTCCGGGCAAACCGGATGTAGATCCACAAAAAATAAGACTCATTTCAgattcaaaatgtattattaataatattaatgataatgataataactttatttatatagcacctttaaatCTTAATCATTTGTACCATTTTGAGCTATTTCTACGAATTCTCGTTTGGATGTGCACTATATAGCCTAGTGTATAATCTGAATGACAAATACAATCtaccttatcttatcttatatataaatatagctCAAATCCTGGAGACCACcatatataaaaaattaaataaaagtgaaacgagataataatagataaaaatgtcactattcctttaaatcattttgacttttattgtgaaatacaAGGACAAAGTTCAACCGGAAATGTCGTAGTTTTAAGGGTcgtaaacaaaacacaagtggaCTAAAATAACACTATAATAAACAGTTTTGACTATTTGGGTTGAATATTCCGCTGTGGTTGAAATAATAAAGTAGCATATATAAATTGCAAAGAAGCGTAGTTAACTTTGATGCTGTATATGTTAAAAAATTCGCACAATTACTGATTCTTAACTTCCTAGTATCCTCCGGTCGCCCGAAAGGTGGAATTGAACCACTCTGCCGCTAGGCAGCTACAGGTTTGAAGCCTGCACCCCGGACCACCGAGGCTCATCCGGGCATTTTACAGAGAGGCGGACATGAAGTATAAATACCTCATAGTAGCGACACATATCTCAGTGACGGTGTCATTATTTAGTGTAATTTGTAATTATTGAACAGAGGATGTGCAGTAAGAGTGGAACAACGCGTAGAGACCTATAATTCAATGTTTTAGTCGAATAAACTCAGAATAAACTCATTAAAAGGCTCACTGTTGTCTGGTTTGTGCTGTAATATGCTAAAGAGATCCATTGTGATTGGCTATCAGAGCTAGAAACGTCACCAAATAGTTCAGCTATATTGCACTCACATATACATTTCTTTCTCAAAGATATAATCTGCTATTATAACTCAGAGAGAGTAATACTGCAGAGTATCtcattaattgttttaaataattttgtatgccacatttttaaaatcataaacaGAAATTCTCAAAAACATGACCTACAATTGCACTTTTCCTCCTAGAATTGGACACTTTATTAAAATCACTCAAGCTACTAAATAATTTCAAAAAAGCAATATATTAATAACCCATTATGAATCACTGTTGCCTGAAACATCTGACTAAGATATATATTAACCCccactttattaaaaaaaaaaatatttacttttatttcaatTATGCTTTTATTATCTTTATGTGTAATTTATTATGTCAtattccttatttccttatAAATTTAACTAATTTCTGAACTAGAATGTATACGTGATGTGATGTTTTCCTGAATGTGTATTCTGTTGtttcaacaaaaacagcaacaaaaaacacacacactcgatTTCAGACATTGCAATacaaaaaatgcttaaaaaatataaaatgtagaaACTGCCCGTCTTCCATCTGCTCCACATACTCTACTGTGGATCCTCACAGTTTGTCTTCCCTCCATATATTCAGTTATCTTCCTCTTCTactgtttctctgctctcctttaTTCATTATTCTTCAACATTAACCTACAAGTTACAATGTATTCAGGGTTTGAGGTAAACATAAGtagattcattttttaaagtgaatataCCATTAAAATGATCCATCATATGACATTTCCCTCAAGGGCTGATATCAAAAACAGAGCTAGGACAGAGTGTATgttggacttacattcaccagctacaacagaaaattaattaaagagTTTCTtcataactgctggatgtgtccAAAAACAACTGTTGCTTGATTTCAGCTTTAAAGGTGGTCCTGTGTCATGTTCACAACATGTTGCCTGCTGCCCccaaatggtcaaatctgttaTTGCAAGTTAAAGTGACTAaagccaggggtgtcaaacatacggcccgtgggccagaactggctcGGCAAAGGGTCCACTGGATAACTGCAATGTATTAAAATTGCACAGTTGTTTTCAACAAAACACACTGCTGTTCTCGCTTATTTTTGCTCGCCATTTTCAGTCAAATCTTCTGTTCTTTCTGTGGACGTTAAACTTGAGATGATGGCTTTGCAACGTAATTCAGATTACGTTGGGgcacatttttatcattatctcTTTGCAGGGTAACCCCAAACTGGCACCGGCATCTTAAGGCCTGTTCATCGGTTTTATgaatagatgttttattacagaaaagtcataatatatattatatatattacgtattatttataggttatacTGCAGTGGATTTTAATGGTCCAGCCTACATGAGATCAAATATGGCTGTATGTgccccttgaactaaaatgagtttgacacccgtGTTCCATACCTACCTTTGCAGCTCCGATTTGTCCCTCGCTCAATTAAGTTGATCTAACTCAAAAACCAAAGGAGACTCATAAGTTTTTTTATTAGaatacacacaagagaaaatacaGAGTTTCCAGGTACAAATGACGTAACACGCAATCTTTCCAGTTAATCCTTTGACAAAGATGTGACATTACATAGGACTCTTTGGTGTAACCCCGTTACATGATAAAACCAACATACTTCAGTAAAAATGTGCAGGCTGTCATGGAAGACATTACACTTTCAAATATGTTAATTTCACCCAATGTTTACCGTCTTGACATCTGGATATCAGATCATTCTTTTGTTTTCCTCAAATGTAATTTTGCTAGAATTGACAGTCATTGGTTGGTGTTTTTGATCGTTGGTGTCTCTGCAGGCTAttcccctgttttttttttaccgggGGGACTGCAGCACATACTTGAAGCACAGGCCTCTCCACAGGCCAGGCTGCAGGTCGGGACAGGAGGCGGGGAGGGGTCCTCTTTTTGGGTGACTGGAGTAGCCCCACCCTGGCTGCCTGAAGATGATGCTGAGCAGGTGGCAAACTCTGGCTGTACAGTGCAGCAGCTCACTCCTACACTCTTCAGCACTTTGGTGACCCCCAACATCAGATCAGCACACCTGGACACATGTGAAATTACCctgcattaataaaacatgtaggTTTTATCtggacacacacatgaaaacagtcACTAACCACCCCTTGAACTTAAGaaattgtttgtatttgtgaattatctgtctgtatgtgtctgctcTATGAGACTGGTGACCTATCCCCATCTGTCTCAAACAGGTCAAGATGcagtaatgaatgaatggatggatcaTACCTTTGCTGTGGTCATCCCTAAACCAGTAATTGTAAATGTTTCTAACATTGTTGTTTCTAACATTGTAACCAAAGCTTCACACAATTGAGATTAGTTGAGtttgtgtaatatcaagaaagTTCTGTGATATAACAAGATAAAATGAGACGCTGCCACAACAGGAAAAGCTACATGTTAAAACGGAATAATTTAGTATCTACTAGTAATgaggaaaaatgtcaaatgaaagaaaggaatcTCTGCACACCTGAGTAGTGGCAGGTGAGGAAAGTGCagtcaaaaaatgaaaaacagctcaCTACTTGTTTTACTAAGTTGCAATGTTTCAGTCTATCAGACCTTCATGAGGGAGGTCGAATACAAACTTTGCTGCTTTACCTGTGTGTCGGAAACCCAGCATGGCAGTGAACGTGCACAGAGGCCACTATCAATGAATCATTCAACTGCCAGATGTGGAGGTCGTGCAC contains:
- the mrpl28 gene encoding 39S ribosomal protein L28, mitochondrial gives rise to the protein MPLHKYPPKVWEAVKMTQGIYARLPKHYLKSLEKKEPTPVHWKPLGVQYRLSPKTGQKERVQDVPIPIYYPPQSQAGLWGGEGWISGFRYAKEDKLSTRLRKTWKPQLFKRELYSEILDNKFTITVTARTLDLIDTSYGFDFYILKTSKEDLNSKLGMDLKRAMLLRLARKDTELYPDDSVKREKVYHKYKQFEVPEEEAEWLGLSLEEAVEKQRQLEHKEPEPLFKACVDKLVEDLHIQKFLEPHLSEKK